A genomic window from Sphingobacterium sp. BN32 includes:
- a CDS encoding lipopolysaccharide assembly protein LapB, with protein sequence MKNKNNFIISSLSVLLALSANSAFAQSNYKEASNAFALYTQTGAIKNLENAKKQLDNIYKTAKDSSKTRVNVLRAMVMSSIAYADSARTIKTDKDPIDLTYQTLGRIREKDREGYPGEISYVKQNLAAALIKRANKSLQGQKYDAAYSDFLKVDELNAKNEDVTYNLAVLANKAGKSEDAVKFYKKIIESGNATEQQYLELAALYNKLGESQLNLTTLENARTKYGENKEILFQLIQEYASVKAYDAIVPIADQAVKMEPDNVELNYLAGYANENVNNIPAAKAFYEKVLEIDPNNYESNLALGLIYLKDFLNDTENHEAQYNAQNFLLKANEIKPYEINALKSLAMFYEKADDAEQLDRVNLLLNQLTN encoded by the coding sequence ATGAAGAACAAGAATAATTTCATTATTTCATCCCTATCGGTACTGTTAGCTTTATCAGCTAACAGTGCTTTTGCGCAATCTAATTACAAAGAAGCTAGCAATGCCTTTGCGCTTTATACGCAAACCGGCGCTATCAAGAATCTTGAGAACGCAAAAAAACAATTAGATAACATCTACAAAACGGCTAAAGACTCTTCAAAAACACGCGTAAATGTACTGCGTGCGATGGTGATGAGCTCTATCGCTTACGCCGACTCTGCGCGAACGATAAAAACAGATAAGGACCCTATTGATTTGACCTATCAGACCTTGGGAAGAATTCGTGAAAAAGATCGCGAAGGCTATCCTGGCGAGATTAGCTATGTAAAACAGAACTTAGCTGCAGCATTGATCAAGCGCGCGAATAAATCGCTGCAAGGCCAGAAGTATGATGCTGCTTATAGTGATTTCCTGAAAGTCGACGAGTTGAATGCTAAAAATGAAGATGTAACCTACAATCTTGCTGTCTTAGCAAACAAAGCAGGCAAGTCTGAGGATGCTGTTAAATTCTACAAAAAGATTATTGAAAGTGGCAATGCTACGGAACAACAATATTTAGAATTAGCGGCTCTTTACAATAAGTTAGGTGAAAGCCAGTTGAATTTAACGACTTTAGAAAACGCTCGTACGAAGTATGGAGAGAATAAGGAAATCTTGTTTCAATTGATTCAGGAATATGCTTCTGTAAAAGCTTACGATGCGATCGTTCCTATAGCTGATCAAGCTGTTAAGATGGAGCCAGACAATGTGGAGTTGAATTACCTGGCGGGCTACGCTAATGAAAATGTAAACAATATTCCTGCTGCAAAAGCGTTTTACGAAAAGGTGTTAGAGATAGATCCCAATAATTATGAGTCTAATCTAGCATTGGGTTTAATCTATTTGAAAGACTTTTTAAATGATACGGAGAATCATGAGGCACAATACAATGCTCAGAATTTTCTGTTGAAAGCAAATGAAATCAAACCTTACGAGATCAATGCACTTAAATCTTTAGCGATGTTCTATGAGAAAGCTGACGATGCTGAGCAATTAGATCGCGTGAATCTACTTTTGAACCAACTTACGAATTAA
- a CDS encoding D-2-hydroxyacid dehydrogenase — MRILANDGIDPIGKQILEAAGFEVDTVHIPQEELATRLNNYDAVTVRSATKLRQELIDLCPNIKVIGRGGVGMDNIDVDYARSKGITVVNTPAASSHSVAELVFAHLLNGVRFLYDSNRQMPVAGATKFGALKKAYGAGSELQGKTLGVVGFGRIGRETAKIGLGLGMNVIYSDLFEGPMSLTLNLSGDIQVEVPVKQADIETVLRESDFISLHVPFTDKPVIGKEEFEILKDGVGIVNASRGGVVDELALVDALNTGKVAFAGLDVYDDEPTPRVEILTHPKISLTPHIGAATNEAQERIGEELATLLIENLKK; from the coding sequence ATGAGAATTTTAGCAAACGATGGGATCGATCCTATCGGTAAACAAATATTAGAGGCTGCTGGCTTTGAGGTGGATACTGTACATATTCCACAAGAAGAATTAGCAACACGCTTAAATAACTACGACGCTGTTACGGTTCGTAGCGCAACTAAACTGAGACAAGAGCTGATTGACCTTTGCCCGAACATCAAGGTGATCGGTCGTGGTGGAGTCGGGATGGACAATATCGACGTGGATTATGCACGCTCGAAAGGCATCACGGTTGTCAACACACCTGCAGCATCATCACATTCTGTTGCTGAATTAGTATTCGCGCACCTTTTAAATGGTGTTCGTTTCTTGTACGACTCCAACCGTCAGATGCCGGTTGCCGGCGCTACTAAATTTGGAGCCTTGAAGAAAGCTTACGGCGCTGGTTCCGAATTGCAAGGCAAGACCTTGGGTGTTGTTGGATTTGGACGTATCGGTCGCGAAACTGCAAAGATTGGTTTGGGTTTAGGAATGAATGTCATCTATTCGGATCTTTTCGAAGGACCGATGTCTTTAACCTTAAATCTTTCTGGCGATATTCAGGTTGAAGTTCCTGTGAAGCAAGCTGATATAGAAACGGTTTTACGTGAGTCTGACTTTATTTCGCTACACGTACCATTTACGGACAAACCGGTTATCGGAAAAGAAGAGTTTGAAATCTTGAAAGATGGAGTGGGCATCGTAAATGCATCTCGTGGAGGTGTTGTCGATGAGTTAGCCTTAGTCGATGCCTTGAACACTGGCAAAGTAGCATTTGCAGGCTTGGACGTTTATGATGATGAGCCTACGCCACGCGTTGAAATTCTGACCCATCCGAAGATATCGTTGACACCGCATATTGGTGCAGCAACCAACGAAGCGCAGGAGCGAATTGGTGAGGAACTTGCAACACTATTGATAGAAAACCTGAAGAAGTAA
- a CDS encoding aldo/keto reductase: MENKRQIANSDLFIDPIIFGGNVFGWTLDEQQSFDILDRFVDLGFNAIDTANNYSHWVPGNKGGESETIIGNWLNKRGKRDDLVLMTKVGGRFGYDSKPNTKATYIKEQVELSLKRMQTDYIDLYQTHYDDVETPIEETLRAYEDLIKEGKVRYIGASNITAERLTESLSTADHLNLPKYVSLQPEYNLYDRAKYEQEFEVIAAQNDLAVIPYYSLASGFLSGKYLSDDDFNKSARGEGIQKRYWNERGQRIVKVLSEVSAVYRTSSSAVALAWLLARPSITAPIASATKEDHLQSFVAAVQLRLGEDAIQKLNEASTY, translated from the coding sequence ATGGAAAACAAACGTCAAATTGCAAATTCAGATTTATTTATTGACCCTATTATTTTCGGAGGAAATGTGTTCGGATGGACACTAGATGAACAGCAGTCTTTTGATATTTTAGATCGCTTTGTTGATTTAGGATTCAATGCGATCGATACTGCTAATAATTACTCGCATTGGGTGCCTGGAAATAAAGGCGGAGAATCCGAGACTATCATCGGAAATTGGTTGAATAAGCGTGGAAAGCGTGATGATCTGGTATTAATGACGAAGGTGGGAGGACGGTTTGGCTATGATTCGAAGCCAAACACAAAAGCAACCTATATTAAGGAGCAGGTCGAACTATCGTTGAAACGTATGCAGACGGATTATATCGATCTCTATCAAACTCACTATGATGATGTCGAAACTCCGATAGAAGAGACTTTAAGGGCCTATGAGGACTTAATTAAAGAAGGAAAGGTTAGGTATATTGGTGCATCAAATATTACGGCCGAACGTCTTACAGAGAGTTTATCTACTGCGGATCATTTAAATCTTCCGAAGTATGTTTCCTTGCAGCCGGAGTATAACCTTTATGATCGCGCAAAATATGAGCAAGAGTTTGAGGTAATTGCTGCACAAAATGACCTTGCAGTAATTCCATACTATTCGCTTGCCAGTGGTTTTCTAAGTGGGAAGTATCTTTCGGATGACGATTTCAATAAGTCTGCAAGAGGCGAGGGGATACAAAAGCGTTATTGGAATGAGCGTGGACAACGTATTGTGAAAGTCTTATCGGAGGTTTCCGCAGTTTATCGTACGTCTTCTTCCGCCGTTGCTTTAGCATGGCTGCTCGCGCGACCATCCATCACAGCGCCGATAGCTAGTGCTACTAAAGAAGATCACTTACAATCCTTTGTTGCCGCTGTGCAACTTAGACTAGGGGAGGACGCTATACAAAAATTGAACGAAGCAAGTACTTATTAA
- a CDS encoding ZIP family metal transporter produces the protein MIDNLIAYFETLNPIVAALIAGLFTWGVTALGAASVFLFKGVNKKLLNGMLGFTGGVMIAASFWSLLAPAIEMSEGESFEKVMPAAIGFLLGAFFIFGLDKLMPHLHLNFLKTEGPKSSLHRTTLLTIAIALHNIPEGLAVGVLFGGAAAGHAEATIAGAILLAMGIGLQNFPEGIAVSMPLRRMGLSRRKSFQYGQMSAIVEPIFAVLGAWAVAFFIPILPYALAFAAGAMIFVVIEEVIPETQQEEHSDIPMLGFVLGFVVMMVLDVALG, from the coding sequence ATGATTGATAACCTGATAGCTTACTTTGAAACCCTAAATCCTATTGTTGCGGCATTGATAGCTGGTCTTTTCACTTGGGGCGTAACAGCCTTGGGGGCGGCGAGTGTGTTCTTATTTAAAGGCGTTAATAAGAAATTGTTAAACGGCATGCTAGGTTTTACTGGGGGAGTCATGATAGCTGCCAGTTTTTGGAGCTTATTGGCCCCAGCAATTGAGATGAGCGAAGGCGAAAGCTTCGAGAAAGTTATGCCTGCCGCTATCGGATTTCTCTTAGGTGCATTCTTTATTTTCGGCTTGGATAAACTGATGCCTCACTTGCACTTGAATTTTCTAAAAACTGAAGGTCCAAAATCATCTTTACATCGAACGACATTACTAACCATCGCGATAGCTTTACACAATATTCCTGAGGGCTTGGCGGTAGGGGTTCTGTTTGGCGGTGCAGCCGCTGGACATGCTGAGGCAACCATCGCCGGAGCTATTTTACTAGCTATGGGAATCGGATTACAGAATTTCCCGGAAGGAATTGCTGTTTCGATGCCTTTGCGTAGAATGGGATTATCCCGTAGAAAGAGTTTTCAATACGGACAAATGTCAGCGATTGTGGAGCCTATTTTTGCAGTATTAGGTGCATGGGCGGTGGCATTCTTTATTCCTATTCTTCCATATGCTTTAGCTTTTGCTGCCGGTGCCATGATCTTTGTGGTTATCGAAGAGGTAATCCCGGAGACTCAACAGGAAGAACATTCGGACATCCCGATGCTCGGTTTTGTCCTCGGTTTCGTAGTGATGATGGTATTGGATGTGGCACTAGGGTAA
- a CDS encoding Dps family protein, protein MKTNIGLKEKDTAAVANMLNRLLADENVLYIKVRNAHWNVEGPDFHAQHLFFETIYDELAELIDEVAERVRAIGHYAIGTMKEFLEVTQLTEMKYNKNDSQGFIKELLNDFESLIITLREDIKLAEDHEDAGTEDFLVGILEKHEKTAWMLRAHVK, encoded by the coding sequence ATGAAAACAAATATCGGTTTAAAAGAAAAGGACACTGCTGCTGTTGCAAATATGTTGAACAGATTGTTGGCAGATGAGAATGTACTCTATATCAAGGTTAGAAATGCCCATTGGAATGTGGAAGGACCAGATTTTCATGCTCAGCATTTGTTCTTTGAGACTATTTATGATGAATTGGCAGAATTGATCGATGAAGTTGCAGAGCGCGTTCGCGCTATTGGCCATTATGCTATCGGCACGATGAAGGAGTTTTTGGAAGTGACACAGCTTACAGAAATGAAATACAACAAGAACGATAGCCAAGGATTTATCAAGGAGTTATTGAATGATTTCGAGAGCTTGATCATCACCCTGCGTGAAGATATTAAGTTAGCGGAAGATCATGAAGATGCAGGAACAGAAGATTTCTTGGTAGGAATTTTGGAAAAACATGAGAAAACAGCTTGGATGCTGCGCGCTCATGTAAAATAG
- a CDS encoding lipopolysaccharide assembly protein LapB codes for MNLRKSILFAGVLFAAGTTTAMAQSGNIKKAKTNYTKFEELKAANTAALGKGNLTSAQEAIDAAVVHEKTQNDPEAWTVYSLVYANIANLDKNAEAATKAIEGIKKATELDTDKKHAENIKAAGQTLGQFRFNEGVAAWDKQDYQTAYKEFTGALDYLPGDTTLTYYSGLAAVQNKDYDNAIARYKALVPVKEYSAHKSIMIDLPKLYLSKQDTAAALASAAEAVAAYPNDNAAVVQNIELNLITGNEAKVVSDIEAQIAKDASNKSLHYYLGLAYSTSGQPEKALEAYKKALEIDPNYLEANTNAAVVIMNSGRDELIALNDDKTLQAKDYNAKVAALKEKIARALPYLQKSVEADPKNADALRNLKNFYDFMQDEAKSAETQAKIDALN; via the coding sequence ATGAATCTAAGAAAATCCATATTATTCGCCGGAGTTCTTTTTGCAGCCGGTACAACGACTGCAATGGCTCAATCGGGTAATATCAAAAAAGCGAAAACCAACTACACGAAATTCGAAGAGTTGAAAGCTGCAAATACAGCTGCTTTAGGTAAAGGTAATTTAACTTCAGCTCAAGAAGCTATCGACGCTGCTGTTGTACATGAGAAAACACAAAACGATCCAGAAGCTTGGACGGTATATTCTTTAGTATATGCTAATATTGCGAACCTTGATAAAAATGCGGAAGCTGCAACAAAAGCCATTGAGGGTATCAAGAAAGCAACAGAGTTGGATACGGATAAAAAACACGCGGAAAACATCAAAGCTGCTGGTCAGACACTAGGACAGTTCCGTTTTAACGAGGGTGTTGCTGCTTGGGACAAACAAGACTACCAAACAGCTTACAAAGAGTTTACTGGGGCTTTAGATTACTTACCAGGTGATACTACATTAACATACTACTCTGGTTTAGCGGCTGTGCAAAACAAGGATTATGATAATGCTATTGCTCGCTATAAAGCTTTAGTACCTGTAAAAGAATATTCTGCACACAAGTCAATCATGATTGATTTACCTAAGCTTTATTTATCAAAACAAGATACTGCTGCTGCATTAGCTTCTGCTGCTGAGGCGGTTGCTGCTTATCCAAACGATAATGCGGCTGTCGTACAGAACATCGAGTTGAACTTGATTACGGGAAATGAGGCTAAAGTAGTTTCAGACATCGAAGCTCAGATTGCTAAGGATGCGTCAAACAAAAGCTTACATTATTACCTTGGCTTAGCATACAGCACTTCTGGTCAACCGGAGAAAGCTTTAGAGGCTTACAAAAAAGCTTTAGAGATCGATCCAAACTATTTAGAAGCTAATACAAACGCTGCTGTTGTTATTATGAACAGTGGTCGCGATGAGTTAATTGCATTAAACGACGATAAAACGTTGCAGGCAAAAGACTACAATGCAAAAGTTGCAGCATTGAAAGAGAAAATTGCTCGTGCATTACCTTACTTACAAAAATCTGTAGAAGCAGATCCTAAGAATGCTGATGCATTGCGCAACTTGAAAAACTTCTATGATTTCATGCAAGACGAAGCTAAATCTGCAGAAACGCAAGCGAAGATTGATGCATTGAACTAA
- a CDS encoding pseudouridine synthase: protein MQGYLTHLHRFNEDITAIQLPDAFTYPFFYEPHPLSMLAAEQVQQYLTAQTDFQHNFGLKPDMPGLVIGKMFGVLVVQDQEGKLGYLAAVSGKLAGTNQNQYFVPPIFDMLDPDGFFIQEENIINAINRRIEELSANPNIKIFKERLVSLQQENDAVLSDLRKFHKANKAERKRIREQAKQQLNEEEYNLIAEDLIKQSYRDQHDYDVAKQACKEKFQRQEEELQQLVQEIDNLKDERKRRSADLQQRLFDQYHFLNAEGNTKPVLDIFQDHINMPPPAGAGECAAPKLLQYAYQHQLKPIALAEFWWGASPSSEVRKHKQYYPSCRGKCEPILGHMLQGLKVDPNPMLQNPAADKELEFIYKDDDIIVVNKPAEFLSVPGINIQDSVQQRIERMYPDIKSPIIIHRLDMSTSGILVLAKNKEAHQIIQDQFIQHTVRKRYTALLEGIIEESEGLIDLPLRVDLDDRPRQMVCYDYGKPARTEFKVVAIEGNRTRIHYFPLTGRTHQLRVHSAHVKGLNAPIVGDDLYGNRADRLHLHAGFISFKHPKTGEVMSFEVTDPF, encoded by the coding sequence ATGCAAGGGTATTTAACACATCTACATCGCTTTAATGAAGACATAACTGCAATTCAATTGCCGGATGCTTTTACTTATCCTTTCTTTTATGAACCTCATCCATTAAGCATGCTCGCTGCAGAACAAGTCCAGCAGTACTTAACCGCTCAAACTGATTTTCAGCATAACTTTGGGCTAAAGCCAGATATGCCAGGCTTAGTAATTGGAAAAATGTTCGGAGTCTTAGTCGTGCAAGATCAGGAGGGCAAGCTAGGTTATCTGGCCGCAGTTTCTGGAAAGCTCGCTGGAACCAATCAGAACCAATATTTCGTTCCTCCCATCTTTGACATGTTAGACCCCGACGGATTTTTCATCCAAGAGGAAAACATCATCAATGCAATCAATCGTCGCATCGAAGAGCTTTCGGCAAATCCTAACATCAAAATCTTTAAAGAGAGATTAGTTTCCCTTCAACAGGAAAATGATGCTGTCCTATCCGACCTGCGTAAGTTTCATAAGGCGAACAAAGCCGAACGCAAGCGCATTCGAGAGCAGGCAAAGCAGCAGCTTAACGAAGAAGAATACAACCTAATCGCTGAAGACCTTATCAAACAAAGCTATCGCGATCAACACGACTACGATGTCGCAAAACAAGCTTGCAAAGAGAAATTCCAAAGGCAAGAAGAAGAGCTGCAGCAGCTAGTACAAGAAATCGATAATTTAAAAGACGAAAGAAAAAGACGCTCCGCGGATCTACAACAACGCTTGTTTGATCAATATCATTTCTTGAATGCGGAAGGCAATACCAAACCTGTTCTTGATATATTTCAAGATCATATCAATATGCCGCCGCCTGCTGGTGCAGGAGAATGTGCGGCGCCGAAGCTTCTACAGTATGCTTATCAGCATCAACTAAAACCCATCGCATTAGCTGAATTCTGGTGGGGCGCTTCGCCATCCTCGGAAGTCAGGAAACATAAGCAATACTATCCTTCCTGCCGAGGAAAGTGTGAACCTATCTTAGGCCACATGTTACAAGGATTGAAAGTTGATCCCAATCCAATGTTACAAAATCCAGCAGCGGATAAGGAATTGGAGTTTATTTATAAAGACGATGATATCATCGTGGTCAACAAGCCTGCAGAGTTCTTATCCGTTCCAGGCATTAACATACAAGACAGCGTGCAACAGCGAATTGAACGCATGTATCCCGACATCAAAAGTCCCATTATCATCCACCGCCTGGATATGTCCACTTCGGGAATCTTAGTGTTGGCAAAGAATAAAGAGGCGCATCAAATCATACAAGACCAGTTTATCCAGCATACGGTCAGAAAACGCTATACCGCCCTGTTAGAAGGGATAATTGAAGAAAGCGAAGGCCTGATCGACCTACCACTTCGCGTAGACCTGGACGATAGACCACGCCAGATGGTTTGCTACGACTATGGTAAGCCGGCAAGAACCGAATTCAAAGTCGTTGCAATCGAAGGAAACCGCACCAGAATACATTATTTCCCACTAACCGGTAGAACACATCAGTTGCGCGTACATTCTGCACACGTGAAGGGACTCAATGCCCCTATCGTTGGAGACGATCTATATGGAAACAGAGCCGACAGGCTACATTTGCATGCCGGTTTCATCAGCTTTAAGCACCCAAAAACAGGCGAAGTAATGAGTTTTGAAGTTACCGACCCATTTTAG
- the serC gene encoding 3-phosphoserine/phosphohydroxythreonine transaminase, with protein MKHNFGAGPCILPKEVFEEASKAVLDFNGTGLSILEVSHRSKEFEAVVVETERLVRELLNVPQGYSILFLQGGASQQFAMVPMNLLPEGGKAAYLDTGVWATKAAKEAKKLGQVEIVASSSDKNYTYIPKDYSIPADAAYFHFTSNNTIYGTEVFETPRTNLPVVVDMSSDILSRKIDVSEYDLIYAGAQKNMGPAGVTLVIIKDELFGKSGRTIPTIFEYEAHAKAGSMYNTPPVFSIYVSMLNLRWLKAKGGVEVIEQENIIKARTLYDEIDRNPFFKGTANLEDRSRMNVTFVMENPDLEAAFLELAKERGLIGIKGHRSVGGFRASIYNALTISSINALVDAMREFEETHK; from the coding sequence ATGAAACACAATTTCGGAGCAGGCCCTTGTATTTTACCAAAGGAAGTCTTTGAAGAAGCTTCAAAAGCAGTGTTGGACTTTAATGGAACTGGACTTTCCATTTTAGAGGTATCCCACCGCTCGAAGGAGTTTGAGGCGGTTGTCGTTGAGACGGAGCGATTAGTTCGCGAGTTACTTAATGTACCGCAGGGATATTCCATTCTGTTTTTACAAGGAGGAGCAAGCCAGCAATTCGCAATGGTTCCGATGAACTTATTGCCAGAAGGAGGGAAAGCAGCTTATTTAGACACGGGAGTTTGGGCGACCAAAGCCGCTAAAGAAGCAAAAAAACTTGGACAAGTTGAGATTGTAGCCTCCTCGAGCGATAAGAATTACACTTACATTCCAAAGGACTATAGCATTCCGGCGGACGCTGCTTATTTCCATTTCACGTCTAACAACACCATTTACGGAACAGAGGTGTTCGAAACGCCTCGAACAAACCTGCCTGTTGTTGTTGATATGTCCTCTGATATTTTAAGCAGAAAAATCGATGTCTCAGAATATGATTTAATCTATGCTGGCGCTCAGAAGAATATGGGTCCTGCGGGGGTTACACTGGTAATCATCAAAGATGAGCTATTCGGTAAATCGGGACGCACAATCCCAACAATTTTTGAGTATGAGGCCCACGCAAAAGCGGGATCTATGTATAATACCCCTCCAGTGTTCTCCATCTATGTTTCTATGTTGAACCTACGTTGGTTAAAAGCAAAAGGAGGAGTAGAGGTTATCGAACAAGAAAATATCATTAAAGCGCGTACGCTTTACGATGAAATCGACCGTAACCCATTCTTCAAAGGAACAGCGAACCTAGAAGATCGCTCGCGCATGAACGTAACGTTCGTTATGGAAAATCCTGACTTAGAAGCAGCGTTCTTAGAACTTGCTAAAGAGCGTGGATTGATAGGAATTAAAGGTCACCGTTCTGTTGGTGGATTTAGAGCGTCCATCTACAACGCATTAACGATCAGTTCAATCAATGCATTGGTTGACGCGATGAGAGAATTTGAAGAAACGCACAAATAA
- the gyrA gene encoding DNA gyrase subunit A translates to MAEETENENNLVPAENRIVPINIEDQMKAAYIDYSMSVIVSRALPDARDGLKPVHRRVLYGMLDLGVTSGKPYKKSARIVGDVLGKYHPHGDSSVYDTMVRMAQNWSLRYPLVDGQGNYGSVDGDPPAAMRYTEARLRKIAEELLADINKDTVDFQLNFDDSLTEPTVLPTRIPNLLVNGSSGIAVGMATNMAPHNLTEVIDGTIAYIDNRDIGISELMTHVKGPDFPTGGLIYGYHGVREAFETGRGRVVMRARAEIETTKSGKEVIIVTEIPYQVNKSDMIKRTADLIQEKKIEGISEIRDESTKEIRIIYEIKRDANANVVLNNLYKYTALQTSFSVNNIALVKGRPMLMNLKDMIHEFVEHRHDVVIRRTKFELAEAEKRAHILEGYLIALDHLDEVIKLIRASDTPEDARVGLMERFGLSDIQARAILDMTLRRLTGLERDKIKEEYAELMKTIEYLKEVLADEGLRMKIIKDELLEVQEKYGDERRSEIVHSAEDMRMEDFIDDEEVVITISHNSYVKRTPLTEYRRQGRGGKGAIGSSTRDEDFTEHIITASAHNYLLLFTEAGRCFWLRAFEIPEGSRTSKGRALQNIINIPKDEKIKAYINVKNLKDQEYLENNFIIMCTKKGTIKKTSLEAYSRPRANGINAININEGDQLLEATLTSGGSEIVMALRSGRAIRFNEENVRPMGRTATGVRGITLASENDEVVGMISVNDQETTVLVVSEKGYGKRTDIEDYRITNRGGKGVKTINVTEKTGELVAIKGVTDENDLMIINKSGIVIRIGVASLRVMGRATQGVRLITLKDNDEIASITKVDHQDEEEETQIEGSEENTTENDSSSAENEEQE, encoded by the coding sequence ATGGCTGAAGAAACAGAAAACGAAAACAACTTAGTACCTGCGGAAAACAGGATTGTCCCTATCAATATTGAAGATCAAATGAAAGCTGCCTACATCGATTACTCGATGTCGGTAATCGTTTCACGTGCTCTTCCTGATGCACGCGATGGGCTGAAACCTGTACACCGCCGTGTATTGTATGGTATGTTGGACTTGGGGGTAACGAGTGGAAAACCATATAAGAAATCTGCTCGTATTGTTGGGGATGTTTTAGGTAAGTACCACCCACATGGTGACTCGTCGGTTTATGATACGATGGTCCGCATGGCTCAAAACTGGTCATTGCGCTATCCATTGGTTGATGGACAAGGTAACTACGGTTCTGTCGATGGGGATCCACCAGCAGCGATGCGTTATACCGAGGCGCGTCTTCGTAAGATTGCCGAAGAGCTATTAGCAGATATCAATAAGGATACTGTCGATTTCCAATTAAACTTCGACGACTCTTTAACAGAGCCTACCGTTCTTCCTACTCGTATTCCTAATCTTTTGGTCAATGGATCTTCAGGTATTGCTGTAGGTATGGCGACCAACATGGCGCCGCACAACCTGACAGAGGTTATCGACGGAACAATCGCCTATATCGATAACCGTGATATCGGGATTTCTGAGTTGATGACCCATGTCAAGGGACCGGACTTCCCTACTGGTGGATTGATCTATGGTTACCACGGTGTTAGAGAAGCCTTCGAAACAGGTCGCGGTCGTGTGGTGATGCGTGCAAGAGCAGAGATCGAGACAACGAAATCCGGCAAAGAGGTTATTATCGTAACGGAGATTCCTTATCAGGTGAACAAGTCGGATATGATCAAGCGTACAGCTGATTTGATTCAAGAAAAGAAAATTGAAGGTATCTCGGAGATTCGCGATGAGTCTACGAAAGAGATCCGTATTATCTATGAAATTAAACGGGATGCGAACGCCAATGTGGTGTTGAACAACCTGTATAAATATACCGCATTACAAACATCATTCTCAGTAAATAACATCGCCTTAGTAAAAGGGCGTCCGATGTTGATGAACCTGAAAGACATGATCCACGAGTTTGTGGAGCACCGTCACGATGTGGTAATCAGACGTACGAAGTTTGAGCTTGCTGAAGCGGAAAAACGTGCGCACATCTTAGAAGGTTATCTAATCGCATTAGACCACTTAGATGAAGTAATTAAGTTAATCCGTGCATCGGATACGCCAGAAGATGCTCGCGTAGGCTTGATGGAACGTTTCGGACTTTCCGATATTCAGGCTCGTGCAATCCTTGACATGACCTTACGCAGGTTGACAGGGCTAGAACGCGACAAGATTAAAGAAGAGTATGCGGAATTAATGAAGACGATTGAATACTTAAAAGAGGTATTGGCAGATGAAGGTCTGCGTATGAAGATCATCAAAGACGAGCTTCTTGAAGTTCAAGAGAAATATGGAGATGAACGTCGTTCGGAGATTGTTCACTCGGCAGAAGATATGCGTATGGAAGACTTCATCGATGATGAGGAAGTTGTTATTACGATATCTCACAACAGCTACGTTAAGCGTACGCCGCTTACCGAATACCGTCGTCAAGGTCGTGGTGGTAAAGGTGCCATTGGTTCCTCTACGCGCGACGAAGACTTCACCGAACATATCATTACAGCCTCTGCGCACAACTACTTATTGTTGTTTACAGAAGCAGGTCGTTGTTTCTGGCTACGTGCTTTCGAGATTCCTGAAGGAAGTAGAACTTCAAAAGGTAGAGCACTACAGAACATCATCAATATTCCGAAAGACGAGAAGATCAAGGCTTACATCAATGTGAAGAACTTGAAAGATCAGGAGTATTTAGAGAACAACTTCATTATTATGTGTACTAAGAAAGGTACTATTAAGAAGACGTCGCTAGAAGCTTACTCTCGTCCTAGAGCAAATGGTATCAATGCAATCAATATCAATGAAGGCGACCAGTTATTGGAAGCAACCTTGACTTCGGGCGGCAGCGAGATCGTGATGGCTTTACGTTCGGGTCGTGCAATCCGCTTCAACGAGGAAAACGTCAGACCGATGGGTAGAACTGCTACTGGTGTACGCGGAATCACGCTTGCAAGCGAAAATGACGAGGTTGTTGGCATGATTAGTGTTAATGATCAAGAGACAACTGTATTGGTTGTTTCGGAAAAAGGATACGGAAAACGTACAGATATTGAAGACTACCGTATCACCAACCGTGGTGGTAAAGGGGTAAAAACAATCAACGTTACGGAGAAGACCGGTGAGTTGGTTGCAATTAAAGGCGTTACTGATGAGAACGACTTAATGATCATCAATAAATCAGGTATTGTTATCCGTATTGGCGTAGCTTCACTTCGCGTTATGGGTCGTGCAACACAAGGTGTTCGATTGATTACCTTAAAGGACAATGACGAGATCGCATCGATCACTAAAGTTGACCACCAAGACGAAGAAGAAGAAACGCAAATTGAAGGTTCCGAAGAAAACACAACTGAAAACGATTCAAGTAGTGCTGAAAATGAAGAACAAGAATAA